In a single window of the Biomphalaria glabrata chromosome 5, xgBioGlab47.1, whole genome shotgun sequence genome:
- the LOC106077615 gene encoding alpha-ketoglutarate-dependent dioxygenase alkB homolog 7, mitochondrial-like: MALRFLSFRMYQICNARIVSPICLLQSHHSFTTQVETLTKKENIDAKDNGLYKILANDMSVYNDFLTEEEENSLLQEAELALKRLRYETSHWDNAIHGYRETEKMSWNEQNSKIIQRVRHLAFSKRSSPLTFVHILDLAKDGFIKPHVDAVRFCGDTIAGMCLLSSCVMRLALEKDSTKYGDIYLPRRCLYIMKGRARYEFTHEVLKSEESKFKQQIVPRDRRISVICRNEPDPEKIE; this comes from the exons ATGGCATTgagatttctttctttcagaATGTATCAAATTTGCAATGCAAGGATTGTTTCTCCTATTTGTCTTCTTCAATCACATCATTCATTTACTACACAGGTTGAAACATtgactaaaaaagaaaacattgatgCAAAAGACAATGGCTTATATAAAATATTAGCTAATGACATGAGTGTATACAATGATTTTTTaacagaagaagaagaaaactcTTTACTTCAAGAAGCTGAGCTTGCATTGAAAAGATTAAGATATGAGACAAGTCATTGGGACAAT GCTATACATGGATATCGAGAAACTGAAAAGATGTCTTGGAATGAACAAAACTCCAAAATAATTCAGAGAGTGCGGCATCTAGCATTTTCTAAAAGATCTTCACCTCTTACTTTTGTTCATATTTTGGACCTTGCTAAAGATGGTTTCATTAAACCTCATGTAGATGCTGTCCGG ttctgTGGAGATACTATTGCTGGAATGTGTCTCTTATCATCATGTGTAATGAGATTGGCTTTGGAGAAGGATTCCACAAAATATGGAGATATTTATCTTCCAAGGCGGTGTCTTTACATAATGAA gggTAGAGCCAGATATGAATTTACCCATGAAGTATTAAAGTCGGAAGAGTCCAAATTTAAGCAGCAAATAGTACCAAGAGACAGAAGAATTTCTGTTATCTGCAGGAATGAGCCAGATCCAGAGAAGATAGAATGA
- the LOC106077617 gene encoding cilia- and flagella-associated protein 57-like, with protein MSIAIAQARYIFGLKSGVTGNVSYHDEQTIVYPAGSNCILYNIDQKTQKFIQGTDRSEETTALAVSPNRRYVALAEKGEKAIITIYDLHSLRKKKVLSSSEVQSNEYVSLAFSPDSKYLVAQGGKPDWTLLYWTWEKSKVMASIKTSNPQNPNSEVYQVSFNPQDNTQLCVVGNTVFRYFRYSEGNLKPFNFQKSDPQNYLCHAWVSEDRIIVGTDSGKLLLFEAGELKREFILANNDTSTDESSYQTHVTSLVSYSKGFACSFGYGTVYLYEKTEDKEFFKKVREITIPPDPYNSQDPALNQQQLFRHLTVSPSEETLIGSTDQSQLYYLTLSSADLSKGDQASFEILSQVFHNAPILGLDVCIRKPLIATCSMDRSVKIWNYETCNLELYKVFAEEAYSVALHPSGLYILVGFSDKLRLMNLLIDDIRTFKEFTVRGCRECAFSNGGHLFASVMGNVIQLYSTTTFENINNLKGHNGKVKAVVWSADDSKLISCGMDGAVYEWDTFSGKRISESVMKSCNYTSVTVTPDGKTTFAVGTDKALKEIADSHILREVMAGDMTLSTVAMSHSGRMLFAGTVKGALWSMKFPLAVPGDWTEYPGHGAAIVKMKITFDDQYLISVAEDATIILWKIQDKEGRGLKRDKEVGWAEEILITKSDLEEKNSTVADLNSRVEELKMENEYQLRLKDMTYNEKMKELTEKFIQEMESLKTKNQVLKTDKDKEEAKHEEELSEIMDNHAKEIQDLESANNQKLMLEYEKFQEQQAKMMKMQEDYDKQLQEMEDSKEKALEELTEYYETKLQEMTAKLEQCNDETRQQNREYEETKKQIEEDGDREILDIKHQYERRLRDEKEANMRLKGETGIMKKKFTSLQKEIDDHKDEIKKLQAEALKLNNVIRSLEKDIQGLKKEIQERDDTIQDKEKRIYDLKKKNQELEKFKFVLDYKIKELKKQIEPREMDIKNMKEQIQEMESELERFHKQNTQLELNITELRQKLKATDKEMHQERQKVRDVEAIVRRFKTDLHNCVGYIQDPKMLKESIKALYQKHVQEDITESASVDADIQKEFSRQKEHLERSVASLRKKLEKDSEIHKADNVRIMQENVTLIKEINDLRKELRICRVLIHDMEAAMGLDVRGQKKTGITIPLPPKPVGPLVEKELEEHKKIIEMQQLELKRLRDEIYDMEMAMGSRGQNARTILPPVNPVA; from the exons ATGTCCATAGCTATTGCTCAAGCAAGATATATATTTGGTCTAAAGTCTGGAGTAACTGGAAATGTTTCTTACCATGATGAACAAACAATTGTCTACCCAGCAGGCTCAAACTGCATCCTTTATAATATTGatcaaaaaacacaaaaatttattcaag GAACTGACAGAAGTGAAGAAACAACAGCACTAGCAGTAAGTCCAAATAGGAGATATGTGGCTTTGGCAGAGAAAGGAGAAAAAGCTATCATCACTATTTATGATCTTCATTCCTTGCGTAAAAAGAAAGTGCTTAGCTCTAGTGAAGTTCAGTCTAATGAATATGTAAGCTTAGCTTTTTCTCCAGACTCTAAGTATCTTGTTGCTCAAGGAGGAAAACCAGACTGGACACTCCTATATTGGACATGGGAAAAATCCAAAGTGATGGCTTCTATCAAGACATCAAATCCACAAAATCCTAATTCAGAGGTTTATCag gtgagCTTTAATCCCCAAGACAACACTCAGCTTTGTGTGGTTGGCAACACTGTTTTCAGATATTTCCGTTACAGTGAAGGAAACTTGAAACCTTTCAATTTTCAAAAGTCAGACCCACAGAATTATCTGTGTCATGCTTGGGTGTCAGAAGATAGAATCATTGTTGGGACAGACTCAGgaaaactattattatttgAAGCTGGAGAACTCAAGAGGGAGTTTATATTAGCAAACAATGACAC atctactgATGAAAGCAGTTATCAGACACATGTTACATCACTGGTATCATATTCTAAAGGATTTGCCTGTTCTTTTGGCTATGGAACTGTTTATCTATATGAAAAAACAGAAGACAAGgaatttttcaaaaaagttaGAGAAATTACA ATTCCTCCTGATCCCTACAATAGCCAGGATCCTGCACTTAATCAGCAGCAATTGTTCAGGCATTTAACAGTGAGTCCATCAGAAGAGACTTTGATTGGCAGCACAGACCAGTCCCAACTCTATTACTTGACACTTTCAAGTGCTGACCTCAGCAAA gGAGATCAAGCTTCTTTTGAAATATTATCCCAAGTATTTCACAATGCACCAATTTTAGGTCTGGATGTTTGTATCAGAAAACCTTTAATTGCCACCTGTTCAATGGATAGGTCTGTCAAAATCTGGAATTATGAAACATG CAATCTTGAGCTGTACAAAGTATTTGCAGAAGAAGCTTATAGTGTTGCTCTACACCCATCTGGCTTATACATTCTTGTTGGCTTCAGTGACAAATTGCGTCTGATGaatctattgattgatgatattaggacatttaaagaatttactGTTCGGGGCTGTAGGGAA TGTGCATTCAGTAATGGAGGACATCTATTTGCTTCTGTCATGGGCAATGTCATTCAGCTTTATTCTACAAcaacttttgaaaacattaataaTCTGAAAGGTCATAATGG aaaagtaaaggctgtagTCTGGAGTGCTGATGATAGCAAATTGATTTCTTGTGGCATGGATGGAGCAGTCTATGAATGGGACACCTTTAGTGGCAAGAGAATTAGTGAGAGTGTCATGAAGTCATGCAACTATACAAGTGTCACTGTTACACCTGATGGCAAAACTACATTTGCTGTTGGTACTGACAAAGCCTTGAAGGAGATAGCTGATTCACAC ATTCTGCGAGAGGTGATGGCCGGTGATATGACACTAAGCACAGTAGCCATGTCACACTCTGGCCGCATGCTGTTCGCGGGTACCGTGAAAGGTGCTTTATGGTCAATGAAATTTCCATTGGCTGTGCCAGGTGATTGGACAGAGTATCCAGGTCATGGAGCAGCCATTGTAAAg ATGAAGATCACCTTTGATGACCAATACTTGATAAGTGTGGCAGAGGATGCTACAATCATACTCTGGAAGATACAGGACAAAGAAGGCAGAGGGCTTAAAAGAGATAAAGAAGTTGGCTGGGCTGAAGAAATTCTGATTACTAAAAGTGATTTAGAAGAAaag AATTCAACTGTGGCTGATTTAAATTCACGAGTTGAAGAGCTGAAAATGGAAAATGAATATCAGCTCCGCCTGAAAGATATGACCTACaatgaaaaaatgaaagaacTGACAGAAAAATTTATACAGGAAATGGAATCCTTGAAAACAAAGAATCag GTCCTTAAAACTGATAAAGACAAGGAGGAGGCTAAACATGAAGAAGAGTTATCTGAGATAATGGACAATCATGCTAAAGAAATACAAGATTTAG agTCAGCAAATAATCAGAAATTAATGTTGGAATATGAGAAATTTCAAGAGCAACAAGCCAAAATGATGAAAATGCAGGAAGATTATGATAAACAACTGCAGGAAATGGAAGACAGCAAGGAAAAAGCTCTAGAGGAACTCACAGAATATTATGAAACTAAACTACAAGAGATGACAGCCAAATTAGAGCAG TGCAATGATGAGACTCGCCAACAAAACAGAGAATATGAAGAGACCAAGAAACAAATAGAAGAAGATGGAGACCGAGAGATTCTGGATATAAAACATCAGTATGAAAGGAGATTGAGAGATGAGAAAGAAGCTAACATGAGACTTAAAGGAGAAACTGGTATTATGAAAAAGAAG TTTACAAGTCTTCAAAAAGAAATTGATGACCACAAAGATGAAATTAAGAAACTTCAAGCTGAGGCATTAAAACTCAACAATGTTATTCGAAGTCTGGAAAAGGACATCCAGGGTCTCAAGAAAGAGATACAAGAAAGAGATGATACAATACAAGATAAA gaaaaaagaatttatgatctgaaaaagaaaaatcaagaattagaaaagtttaaatttgtattggattacaaaataaaagaacttAAAAAGCAAATAGAGCCCAGAGAGATGGAcattaaaaatatgaaagaGCAGATTCAGGAG ATGGAGAGCGAGTTAGAGCGGTTTCACAAGCAGAACACTCAACTCGAACTCAATATTACTGAGCTGCGTCAGAAATTAAAAGCTACTGACAAGGAGATGCATCAAGAAAGACAAAAG GTTCGAGATGTGGAAGCCATTGTTCGCAGGTTTAAGACTGACTTACACAACTGTGTTGGTTACATTCAGGATCCTAAAATGTTAAAGGAGAGTATCAAAGCTCTTTATCAGAAACATGTGCAGGAAGACATT ACTGAATCAGCCAGTGTGGATGCTGATATACAAAAAGAATTCAGCAGACAAAAAGAGCACCTTGAGAGATCAGTGGCAAGCTTACGTAAAAAGCTGGAAAAAGATTCAGAAATTCACAAAGCTGATAATGTCAGAATAATGCAG GAAAATGTAACTCTAATCAAAGAAATCAATGATTTGCGTAAAGAGTTAAGAATCTGTCGTGTCCTCATTCATGACATGGAAGCAGCAATGGGTCTTGATGTACGGGGCCAGAAAAAGACAGGCATAACAATTCCATTACCACCTAAACCAGTTGGACCATTAGTTGAAAAGGAATTGGAGGAACATAAGAAGATTATTGAAATGCAACAG ttGGAACTGAAAAGATTGCGAGATGAAATCTATGATATGGAAATGGCGATGGGCTCAAGGGGACAGAATGCTCGCACAATACTTCCACCTGTAAATCCTGTTGCATAA
- the LOC106077616 gene encoding uncharacterized protein LOC106077616, whose translation MANANVTKIDPVMEKPWQRARRMERYDFWRKSSYPPMNIEPVPFERNRLAGEGMSPEVRALRKQWVSDQILHHEPRSVPQIQPYNIFRRFYRFLPDLIFFGPVKAIVGYNTALLLRLTLPKIGLVFGASYLVWYHLKYNQRDWTREAGVIIYGAKPTLLGFDALNFPSKEKTDYCERGFKERKALLYKPTSKSDTIGPCH comes from the exons ATGGCGAATGCGAATGTTACCAAAATAGACCCTGTCATGGAAAAGCCATGGCAAAGGGCTCGTCGAATGGAGAGATATGATTTCTGGAGAAAGTCATCATATCCTCCTATGAATATCGAGCCAGTGCCTTTTGAAAGAAATCGCCTTGCTGGTGAAGGCATGTCTCCTGAAGTCAGAGCTCTACGTAAACAGTGGGTATCAGATCAGATACTGCATCACGAGCCAAGATCTGTTCCACAAATTCAACCTTACAATATTTTTCGTAGGTTCTACAGATTTCTGCCCGATCTGATTTTCTTTGGACCTGTAAAGGCAATAGTC gGCTATAACACAGCATTGTTACTGAGATTAACACTACCAAAAATTGGATTAGTCTTTGGTGCTTCCTATTTAGTTTGGTATCATCTCAAATACAATCAGAga GACTGGACTCGAGAGGCAGGCGTGATTATTTATGGAGCTAAGCCAACACTCTTAGGCTTT GATGCATTGAATTTTCCAAGCAAAGAAAAAACAGATTATTGTGAAAGAGGTTTCAAAGAAAGAAAAGCTCTGCTTTACAAGCCAACTTCCAAGTCAGACACCATTGGTCCATGTCATtag